The DNA region TGAATATCTTTAGGAATTCCAACGCCATTGTCCGCGATCGCAATTTTAACTCGTTCTCTATCTAACCGCTCGGTACGAATAATAATTGTTGGTTCTGGTGTCTTCTCTAAAGCATCGATCGCATTAATTAAGAGGTTCATAAACACCTGATTCATCAGTCCTGCATAACAGACAACTAACGGTAAGTCGCCATATTGTTTTTGAACCTGAATAGCTGGATGTTTGGTGTTGTTATCTGCATCTGTTGTCTTGAGGCGATGGTCTAAAATGAGTAGCGTATTATCAATACCTTCATGTAGGTTGACGGGCTTAAAGTCCGATTCACCCAAACGAGAGAAATTGCGCAAACCTAGAACAATTTCGCGAACGCGAGTGGTTCCTTGTTTCATTGAACTTAAAAGACGAGGTAAATCGTTGGCAATAAAATCAAGATCGAGATCTTCAACACTCTCCTGAATTTCATTTGCCAAATGAGCAGAATACTTTTGGTAGAGCTTTATGGCGACTAGCATATCCTTTGTATAGTTATTAACGTGACCTAAGTTGCCATGAATAAAATTGATAGGATTATTAATTTCATGAGCAATACCAGCAACTAACTGCCCCAAACTCGACATTTTTTCAGTTTGAACCAATTGGGTTTGGGTATTTTTCAGATGAGCTAAGGCGCGGGAAAGTTCATTAGTACGAGCTTTCACTCGTATTTCCAGTTCTTCATTCGTGCGTTCCAACAACCGAAATGAATATTGCAATTGCTGAACCATGTGGTTAAATGAACCTGCTAATTGTCCGATTTCATCAGGACGTTTGACATTGAGGCATACCTCAAAATTTCCGTTAGCAATTTTGTGAGTTGCAGCAGTTAATTGCTTCAGGGGACGTAAGAGCTTGCTTTTCAGCACCAACCAGATCGAGATAATTTCGACGATTAGCGTTAAAAAACCTGTCAGGAAAATGACTTGGATTGTTTTGGAAGCCTCAGCAATAAGTAGCGATTTTGGATAAATCGTAACAAAATACCAGTCAGGACCTTTAATCCGGTTAACTGCTATAAATTCGCGATCGACTGGATTATCAATTACTTTTTGGTCGGGAGTCATTGCCTTGACATATTCATAAACTCGTTGTAGATGGGGATCTCCAAACTTCTGAATCGTCAATTCCCCCTTACCTGCTTTAATTTCCTCGAGTAAGTCTGGATGGGCAATCAGCCGCCCATCCTCCCGAAACATCATATTTTGAGTGCCTCTCAAGTAATTATTTACAGTTCTATCAATCAACTTATTCAGTTTAATGTTATGACCGCCGTTGGCAATATAATTTCCTTGAGAATTATCAATCGGTATAGTTAAGCTGACCATCCAGTATCCTGAAATCGAATCTAAGTAAGCTCCCGTCCAAACGGGTTTTCGGGTTGGGTTATGCGCTTTATCTCCAATGTAGAAAGATTCTTGGGTTGTAATGTTTGTCTCGGCGGGAATGTCTAAATTAAGCGGAACATTTACCCAGTAACACGCATTAATGTTATCGGGTGCGGCCATGCAGGTATCGACAAATTGGTTTCTCCAGGCTGGAGCATAAGCGCTTAAAACCTCGTACATTGCAATCGCCCGACGCTTTACATCCGGAGTTAATTTCACGCCTTTGCCGATAAATACTGTTGGATGTTTGAGCGTGTCAAAAGTTTTAGTCGGCTGGTTTTGGGGGGCATTCCGCACGGTTCCATCCGACCAAGTATAAAATAGGCGATCGAACTCTGCTTGAGGATCGCGATCGGCTTGTGCTTGGAGATTACTTAAAAATGCTTCCTTAGTTAGGGCTTGGTTACTTTCAGCCAGTTGAAAAATTTGTGATTCGCGCTGTCCCCGTTCTGCGACATATTTTCCTAGTTCTAAGCGAACTCTTGTTTGCAATACTTCCATTAAATGGAAATAACTCACCGTACAAGATAGTAAGACAACCGCTGCAATACAGGAGGTCATTTGCATCAAGGTTACTCGTGCAAGTGATGACTGCTGCGAAGTAACAGTGTCGGAAACTTGATGAATCCATTTTCTCAGCATAATATTCAGTTACTAAAAATAGAGACTGCTAAGGTTCCCCGAAAAATGGGGCTGGAGACACACGATAAGAAAGGGGCTAGAGGAGAGACAGGGCAGCTTAAACTCAGATAGAGAAAGCTTTATAGCCTCAATAAAATTGAACGGCTATCAATCCTATGCAGATAAAGTAGCATTTGCATTGATTTTTAGCTTGAGTGTTCGGAAATCTTTTTAGCGTAACACACGATCTCGAGATAGACAGGAGTATTATATCTTCTGTGTATAATATGGGAGTGGCTTTACAAAAGGATTTCTTCCATCTTCTTATGGTTGAAAGTATTACAGCATCCGAACCCCCAGCGACTCAACAAAATCAAGGCGAGCAACGGGTTGTTTTTCGAGGTATTTCTTGGGATACTTACGAACAACTTTTATTAATCTTGCCGCAATCGCGCGGATCGCGTTTAACCTACGATCGCGGAATTTTAGAAATTGCCATGCCCTTAGAAGACCATGAATTTTTTCGCTGCTTAATCGAGTATTTTATTCGAGGTCTAGTGGAATTGATGGACTTATCGATTAAGACGATGGGTTCAACAACAATGAACTATCCCCAGCTTCAAAAAGGGGCGGAACCCGATAATGCTTACTACATCCAAAACCAGGCATTGGTAAAGGGGCGAAATGTCGATTTTTCCGAAGATCCGCCGCCGGATTTAGTGGTGGAGGTTGATATTACTCACACGGATATTGCTAAAAATCAGTTTTATGCCGCTTTGGGCGTGCCGGAGTTTTGGCGGTTTAATGGAAAAGTCTGGCGCATTTATAATTTAAAATCAGGGGCTTATGTGGAAGTCGATCGCAGTCCGACGTTTCCCGACGTGCCAAAAGAATGGCTTTATGATTTCTTAGCGATGGCGAAGGAAGATGAGATTGGGGCGATGCGGAAGCTGAGAGAACGCTGGCACGACAAGTTTAATTCAAATTGAATCTGTATGGGATATATTTATGCGATCGCGGCTACCCTGATTTGGGCGGGCA from Oscillatoria sp. FACHB-1406 includes:
- a CDS encoding ATP-binding protein; the encoded protein is MLRKWIHQVSDTVTSQQSSLARVTLMQMTSCIAAVVLLSCTVSYFHLMEVLQTRVRLELGKYVAERGQRESQIFQLAESNQALTKEAFLSNLQAQADRDPQAEFDRLFYTWSDGTVRNAPQNQPTKTFDTLKHPTVFIGKGVKLTPDVKRRAIAMYEVLSAYAPAWRNQFVDTCMAAPDNINACYWVNVPLNLDIPAETNITTQESFYIGDKAHNPTRKPVWTGAYLDSISGYWMVSLTIPIDNSQGNYIANGGHNIKLNKLIDRTVNNYLRGTQNMMFREDGRLIAHPDLLEEIKAGKGELTIQKFGDPHLQRVYEYVKAMTPDQKVIDNPVDREFIAVNRIKGPDWYFVTIYPKSLLIAEASKTIQVIFLTGFLTLIVEIISIWLVLKSKLLRPLKQLTAATHKIANGNFEVCLNVKRPDEIGQLAGSFNHMVQQLQYSFRLLERTNEELEIRVKARTNELSRALAHLKNTQTQLVQTEKMSSLGQLVAGIAHEINNPINFIHGNLGHVNNYTKDMLVAIKLYQKYSAHLANEIQESVEDLDLDFIANDLPRLLSSMKQGTTRVREIVLGLRNFSRLGESDFKPVNLHEGIDNTLLILDHRLKTTDADNNTKHPAIQVQKQYGDLPLVVCYAGLMNQVFMNLLINAIDALEKTPEPTIIIRTERLDRERVKIAIADNGVGIPKDIQARIFDPFFTTKPVGKGTGLGLAICYQVVVDGHGGKLFCDSTPGVGTEFAIEIPIDLANMVT
- a CDS encoding Uma2 family endonuclease; this encodes MVESITASEPPATQQNQGEQRVVFRGISWDTYEQLLLILPQSRGSRLTYDRGILEIAMPLEDHEFFRCLIEYFIRGLVELMDLSIKTMGSTTMNYPQLQKGAEPDNAYYIQNQALVKGRNVDFSEDPPPDLVVEVDITHTDIAKNQFYAALGVPEFWRFNGKVWRIYNLKSGAYVEVDRSPTFPDVPKEWLYDFLAMAKEDEIGAMRKLRERWHDKFNSN